A region from the Anaerolineales bacterium genome encodes:
- a CDS encoding CoA transferase yields the protein RPGMIVCSITGYGQTGPYRERPGYDFMVQAMGGFMSLTGPADGEPFRAGIAIADLGAGMFASTAILAALFARERTGDGQRIDISLLDTQVALLSYVASNYLVSGQPPTRYGNGHPNLVPYQSFRAQDGYFAFASGNDSQWKRFCERVGEAEWAEDSRFVTNRARVENREAVVERLSDLFRTRPAQAWIDLCESIGIPAAPINSVDQVFADPQVVARGMRTDVDHPTAGRVPMVGSPLCIPTSPTQVFRAPPTLGQHTQEVLVNLLGYTAEEVSAWQEAGVV from the coding sequence TCGGCCGGGGATGATTGTTTGCTCCATCACTGGCTACGGCCAGACGGGACCCTACCGTGAGCGACCGGGTTACGACTTCATGGTCCAGGCCATGGGTGGTTTCATGAGCCTGACGGGGCCTGCAGACGGCGAGCCTTTCCGGGCCGGTATCGCCATCGCCGATCTCGGAGCCGGCATGTTCGCGTCCACAGCCATCCTGGCCGCCCTTTTCGCGCGGGAGCGCACCGGCGACGGGCAGCGCATTGACATATCCCTGCTGGACACGCAAGTTGCGCTGCTGTCTTATGTCGCCAGCAACTACCTCGTCTCTGGGCAGCCCCCGACCCGCTACGGTAACGGCCATCCCAATCTCGTTCCCTACCAATCGTTCCGGGCGCAAGACGGCTACTTCGCCTTTGCCTCAGGGAACGACTCCCAGTGGAAGCGCTTCTGCGAGCGGGTAGGCGAGGCCGAGTGGGCCGAGGATTCGCGCTTTGTCACCAACAGGGCACGCGTCGAGAACCGTGAGGCTGTCGTCGAAAGGCTGAGTGACTTGTTTCGGACACGGCCAGCCCAGGCCTGGATCGACCTGTGCGAGTCCATTGGGATTCCGGCGGCTCCTATCAACAGCGTCGACCAGGTCTTCGCCGATCCGCAAGTCGTGGCGCGTGGGATGCGGACCGATGTTGACCATCCGACCGCCGGACGTGTGCCGATGGTCGGATCGCCCCTTTGCATCCCGACCTCCCCTACGCAAGTCTTCCGCGCGCCGCCCACACTGGGGCAGCACACACAGGAAGTGCTTGTCAACCTGCTGGGCTATACGGCGGAAGAGGTGAGCGCCTGGCAGGAGGCTGGCGTCGTGTAG